CCCAGCGCCCTTCCAGGACAGCCCCTTCCCAGCCAGCGTGAGGCCAAGGGCAGAACCCTCAGGTGGCAGGCTCCAGCCAGGTCCCTTTCTGATCTTCCCTTGTCTCTTGCAGGGCACAACGCCTCCGCTCCCTCCTGGGCAGAGGCAACAACCAGATAGCTCCTCTGCCCACTGAGCTGGATTACCGGCAGGAGGCTGCAGGTGAGGAGATGCCCCACCCCTGCCAGGAGTGCAGTGGAAAGTCTCCCTGGGCTCTCCCTGCGGATGGGGGGATGGTTTCAGGCTGTTCTGATCCTCCCCCTGCTCTGGACACCTCTGCCATGCACAACATCTCTTACACCGCCGCCAGAACCCTCCGGGCTCTCCTGCGTATCCTTTGCAGGCCGCTGGCATTGCTGGGGTCTGAGAGAGGCAGAGACCCGGATTCGGACCTCCCCGGAGGTGAACTGTGTGGCTCTTGTGGCACCTGTCCCAATCCCATGCCAGGCTCAACATGGCGTGACCCTGGCAGGGGGCAGAGAAGGCCCAACTATGGGCTCCTTCTGGCGCAATGCATGCTCCTTGTGATATTTTTGCAAGTAGGAGGGGGGGGCACCAAGGGTGGGGGTGAGCTGTATTCTTTTTCCAATACAGAAAGTGTGATGCACACCCCTTGTGCCAGGAGGAGCTTGGGCTGAGCCTCAGGAGGTTTCACGGTTTTTAGGTTGGAAAGCTGGCCGCCCTCCTTCCAGCCTGCTGGAGATACGATCCCTCAGAGTCCCTCGGGTGGTCAGGGGAATCGTCTAAGAGGTTTGGAAATCCCACGTGAGGATCCAGAGAGCGGCCCATGAGGACGGGGGAAGGAAACACTGATCTCTTTCCCTGGCTCAGCCTCTTCTCTCGCTGTTTCCAGTTCCAGCAGCATCCCCACCTCCGACACCACGAAGGGACTATGTCCAAATTGTGGCCCGTCACATGAGTGGGGAGCATCAGGTAGGTCCCTTGGAACCCCACAGCCCTGCCCTGAGCGATCCCGAACCCCTCTCTGATTTCCCTCCCTCGCTCGCTTGGAGAGTCCTTGTGGGTGAGATGGACATACCCGTTGAGCCTGCCCTGCAGGCTCCCTGAGGGGTGGGGTCCTTGCACAGGCCTCTCCCGACTCACAACTGTCCTCTTGCCCAATCCAGAGCCAACCGAAGCGCTTCCTGAAAGCGGTTGCCCACCTCTGCCGGGAACAGCAGCGGCACACCACCCTCCGCCTGCCCTGCTCCAATAGAGACGTGGCTGAGAGCGTGAAGGTAGGGCTGCTTGGGAGACTCTTCTGATGGACGAGGGATgcgggcgggcagggggggggcagagccaggTGACCCCTGCCATGGGttggaagaggggaaaggggagcatGCTCCTTGGAATTGTGTGGGGTCAGGTGGGGCGTAAGGGTTAAAGAAGGGGCAGATGGAGGGGCTAGGGATTCCTTGGGCTCCCCCTTGTCTCCTGGGAATGCCTCCTtgtgcccacccctgccttgggGCAGGCAAGTAGCAAGGGGCAGCGGCTCACTAAGAGGCAGCCCGCCCGATGAAGTCGCGCCTTGCTTGTGGAGAGGGAGCCCCCTGGGACTGTTCAAGGGGGTCCTTGTGGCCAGTGGCGTCCAATGACTGACCTCTGAGTTTTTGGGGATGGGGCTTGCCAGACCCACAGGAGGAGAcctcaggctctccccccccatcACTTAGGCTGGTGCTGGGGGTGGCCTGGAGCTGGCGTCACTTCTCTTCCGGTGGCCTTGGCAGTTCCGGGTGACAGGGGAACTGACTCCATCCCCTTCTCAGAGAGTCCTACCACCTCGGAGGACTCGTGGGTTGTGCTTGGGCCTCGTGCTTGGGCCCAATGGCCTCTGCCCACACCGGTGGGATGGAGAGAATGGATGAACAGGAGGCTGCAGGGCCAGAGAGAGCCTGCTGGAGTCCAAGGGCTCAGACCGCCATTGTTTCCGCCCACACGGtttcctcccttttctcccccagGAGATCATGGTTCAGTCCCTGGTAGGGACACCAACCTCCTGCGTCCTATCTCTGCAAGCCATCACTGGCCTCAGGTCGGTCTTTCTTCCAAggagcagccagagggaggggaggctggggctGGACATTCCAGAGGAGGAAATCCCACCCTCTACGATGGGAAGAAACGGCTGCCCCCGTGGCCTATCCACCAACCTGTGGGTGGCCCAAGGTGCAGCTCTTTCGAGCCCTTTGCTCGACCGCCCTTGAGAGGAGCGTGAAGAGGGAGCCAGAGGGGAGGGGTCTGGCCGGACTCACTAGGGAAGTCCATGTTTGGCCCATGTCTGCTTCTGGGAAAGCCCGGGGAGGTGTGTGCTGGAGGGGGTCGGATCACTGTGGCCGAATCTCTCAGCATTTTACAGTGTCcaatccttccctttctccccagccgGTTCCAGCCTCCATTGGAGGAGGACCTCCGCAGGTCGCTCGTTTCCCTGGGCACTCACCTTGTGTGGACCTGCGTCTCCAGCAATGAGAACGCGGCAGGCCAGGTAGGTTCCCTTCGGACCCCGTTCGCAAGACCACAGCCGAGGGGCTGGGATGGGTTCTCCTCTCAgcacagggagaggccctggggAGTCAATGTGCTACAGCTGACCGGGCCTGCAGGCCTTTTCTCCCACTGCCCACTtgcccctcctttctttcttgcaggccctggaggggatgtTCAAGGGGCTGCTGAAAGAGGCCCCCACCACTCGCCACCTGGTGGGACTCCTTGACGTAAGtgtgcaggagggagggggcggagcatGGAGGGAACGGGACAGACAGTACAACCGGGTGGGTCTCAAAAAGGCCACGGTTCTcctgctgcaggcaggcaggcaggcgttcAATGGGGGGTTGGTTCAGGGACGCTGCTTCTTCCCACAGCATCTGACCTACTGGATGGAGGTTGGGGAGGCTGAGGTACGTGCCCAGGCAGCCTCCCTCTGCAGTTCCCTCCTGCAATTCGCCCGGGACCTGCCCTCCTTTCAGGTGAGTGCCCCCAGCACACCCGATGGCTGTGCCCCGGAGGGAGGGAGTCCCAAAGAAATGGGCGAGGATCATCCACGAGTCCCTTGCATGGTTCCGTGCCCAAAGCGCAGCCCAGAAATCCCCTAAAGGAGGCTGCAGGAGTTGGCTGTGGCCCCCTGATGTTTCTTTggcctggctgaggaggaagTCCCCCCTGGGCGAGGAGCTGAGGAAGGAAAGGAGCCTCCTTGAGGACGCCCAAAATCTCTCTGGAGATTGGCCCCCTGGGGCTCCCTATCTCGAGCTTTATAGGTGGAGGATGGGGAGAGGGGTGGAGAAGCCAGGTCATTTAGATGCAGCGCTGCTATCCCAGTGGTGGGCATTCTAGGTCCCTAAGATGGAGATAGCAGTGCTTGCAAtccagggaggagagagaaggcctgtgctccccccccatttcctcaTTCCTGGGATGCTCCCTGCAAACAccttgtggtggtggggggtgtccAGACCCGCTCTGGCCCACAGCCCGAGTCCAGTCCGAGGGCAAGTGTTTCTGAATCAGGAGGCggtggagagaagaaggatctGCACGGGGTGGGTCGGCATCCTCGGGCCAGAGAAGGGGCTTCTGAGGGCCTGGGAGCTTTCAGGTTTTGCTAAAGGGGCCTTTATTTTCCTTCCCTTTAGAACGCCGCCGAGCCCCAACTGGGCAGCCTGGTAGCACGGCTGGCGGTCTCCCTCCTGGACCCCGAACCCGTCATCTGGTCCGGGAGGCCGTCAGCCAGCTCCTTGTGCTGCTGTTGCA
This region of Paroedura picta isolate Pp20150507F chromosome 14, Ppicta_v3.0, whole genome shotgun sequence genomic DNA includes:
- the LOC143823484 gene encoding uncharacterized protein LOC143823484 translates to MLAQRLRSLLGRGNNQIAPLPTELDYRQEAAVPAASPPPTPRRDYVQIVARHMSGEHQSQPKRFLKAVAHLCREQQRHTTLRLPCSNRDVAESVKPVPASIGGGPPQVARFPGHSPCVDLRLQQ